In Deinococcus maricopensis DSM 21211, the sequence TGAACGCCACCGACCAGGCCTTCGTCATGAAGGCTGGCATGAGCAACACCTTCGAGATCGAGGCGGCGAAACTCGCGCGTCAGCTCGGCCAGACGCAGGCCGTGAAGATGTACGCCGAGCACATGATCGCCGACCACACCAAACTCGGTGCGAAAGTCGCTGCCGTGACCACCAAGGCGCAGCCGCCCATGACGCCCCCCATGACCGTGAACGGCAAGCAGCAGGCGATGCTGAACGTGCTGCGCACCGCCGGCAGCATGTTCGACATGAAGTACAAGGAGTTCATGATCGCCAGCCACGCCGAGACGCTCGCGCTGTTCGAGAAGTACAGCTCGACGCCCGGCACGAACATGATGCTCCGCCAGATCGTGAAGGGCGCCATCCCGACCGTGAAGATGCACCTCGACATGGCCAAGAAGCTCCCCGGCATGTAAGCCGCGCGCGCGGGCGCAGCAGACTTCAGCGCGGAACACCCCACGGGTGTTCCGCGTCCCCCTGGGCCGGGGGTGAACTGTCCCCGGGCGCACACGCTACTTTGTGCGTATGACTGCCGCTCGCGCGTTCGTGTCCCTGATCGGTGCCGGTCCCGGCGACCCCGGCCTCCTCACCGTCCGTGCCGTCGAGGCCCTGCGCCGCGCCGACGTGGTGCTGTTCGACTACCTCGCCAACCCCGAGCTGCTGCGCCACTGCCCGCAGGCGGAAACGATCTACGTCGGCAAGAAGGGCTTCAGCGAGTACATCCGCCAGGAGGACATCAACGCGCTGCTGGTCCAGAAGGCGCAGGAGAACGGTGGGCAGCGTGTCGCGCGCCTGAAGGGCGGCGACGTGTACGTGTTCGGACGCGGCGGCGAGGAAGCCGAGGCGTGCGCGCGCGCCGGCGTGCCGTTCGAGGTCGTGCCGGGCGTGACGAGCGCCATCGCGGCGCCCGCGTACGCCGGCATTCCCGTTACGCACCGCGAGGTCGCGCGCAGCTTCGCGGTGCTGACCGGCAACACCCAGGAGGGTGACGCGCACTACGAACGTCTGAGCGGCGTGGACACCCTGATCCTGCTGATGGGCGTCCGCAACCTCCGTGCCATCGCCCGCGACCTGATCGGCGCGGGCCGCGCGCCGGAAACACCCGCCGCGACCGTGCAGTGGGGCACCACGCCCCGCCAGCGCACCGTCACGGGGACCTTGCAGACCATCGCGGATGAGGTGGAACGCGCGGGCCTGGAAGCGCCGGCCATCACGGTCGTCGGCGAGGTCGTGCGCCTGCGCGACACCCTCCGCTGGTTCGACACCGGCCCGCTGCTGGGCCGCCGCGTCGTCGTCACGCGCACG encodes:
- the cobA gene encoding uroporphyrinogen-III C-methyltransferase, with product MTAARAFVSLIGAGPGDPGLLTVRAVEALRRADVVLFDYLANPELLRHCPQAETIYVGKKGFSEYIRQEDINALLVQKAQENGGQRVARLKGGDVYVFGRGGEEAEACARAGVPFEVVPGVTSAIAAPAYAGIPVTHREVARSFAVLTGNTQEGDAHYERLSGVDTLILLMGVRNLRAIARDLIGAGRAPETPAATVQWGTTPRQRTVTGTLQTIADEVERAGLEAPAITVVGEVVRLRDTLRWFDTGPLLGRRVVVTRTREGNSDLAGVLRARGADVVELPLIRYAPSGDLPTLYRTLSQLGTYSWVLLTSNHAVEELFRQLDEMGLDARAFGAARVAAVGPATARALERHGIRPDFTPGTPGAAHLGGDLPASADARILHLASHIAEDALEEALGARGLNAERVELYRTEPAEPTDAELQALRDADVVTLASGSAARALADLAGTDFPVAVMGPQTERAARAAGFTHVTVAADATLDALADAAGTAGA
- a CDS encoding DUF4142 domain-containing protein: MTTTRTLVLAALMATGMAAAQSNVLNATDQAFVMKAGMSNTFEIEAAKLARQLGQTQAVKMYAEHMIADHTKLGAKVAAVTTKAQPPMTPPMTVNGKQQAMLNVLRTAGSMFDMKYKEFMIASHAETLALFEKYSSTPGTNMMLRQIVKGAIPTVKMHLDMAKKLPGM